A DNA window from Nitrospira sp. contains the following coding sequences:
- a CDS encoding RNA-binding protein: MSKRVLYVGGLSEATDDYKLRDLFGIYGTVARAYIVRHKCSGKSAGYGFVEMGSGEQALKAVVSLEGTLFEGNCLRLYVTPYTSTHS, encoded by the coding sequence ATGAGCAAACGCGTCTTGTACGTCGGTGGCCTTTCAGAGGCCACCGACGATTATAAGCTCCGTGACTTATTTGGAATCTATGGTACGGTCGCACGCGCCTATATTGTGAGGCACAAATGCAGTGGGAAATCAGCTGGCTATGGATTTGTGGAAATGGGCTCGGGCGAGCAAGCTCTGAAGGCGGTCGTTTCCCTGGAAGGTACACTATTCGAGGGCAATTGCTTACGACTCTACGTCACACCCTATACCTCCACTCATTCCTAG
- a CDS encoding PepSY domain-containing protein, with protein MTNKSFTIWRAILIGGTVIGLAGIIGEMVWSADKGKLKEVEVIAMATSTKITIGGAVETALASTAGQAIQAELEKRGEKTVWNVEILTTEESITAVYVDAVSGVVLMTEEKVPGKRLIQDKTL; from the coding sequence ATGACCAATAAAAGTTTTACGATATGGCGGGCAATCTTGATTGGAGGGACGGTGATCGGCTTAGCAGGAATTATCGGTGAAATGGTTTGGAGCGCTGATAAGGGGAAACTCAAAGAGGTGGAAGTTATCGCCATGGCGACTTCCACCAAGATCACGATTGGGGGAGCCGTAGAGACGGCTTTGGCAAGCACTGCAGGGCAGGCCATTCAAGCAGAACTGGAGAAGAGGGGGGAGAAGACCGTATGGAATGTTGAAATTTTGACCACTGAAGAATCGATTACGGCGGTCTATGTCGATGCTGTTTCAGGAGTGGTGTTAATGACCGAAGAGAAGGTGCCAGGGAAGAGGCTCATTCAGGATAAGACATTATAA